Proteins found in one Miscanthus floridulus cultivar M001 chromosome 4, ASM1932011v1, whole genome shotgun sequence genomic segment:
- the LOC136551636 gene encoding probable NADH kinase, translating to MARRRVLLFLKPFDVYPPRPYVGAAASSPTSAPSTPPQPRAASPKILSYLDDRCRVHKDTIDLCQRVLQRKSLDWISVQRNLLSQPIRDVDLVIAVGGDGTLLRASHFLDSSVPILGVNSDPTCTKEVDELTDEFDARRSTGYLCAATAGNFEQILDATLDGSRRPLELSRISVKLNGIQLPTYALNDILVSHPCPASVSRFSFRKRNNTGENSRLINCRSSGLRVSTAAGSTAAMQSAGGFMMPLSSRELQYMIREPISPTDADKPMLHDFLKQEQHMLVVWYNQEGAVYVDGSHVVHSIQHGDSLEISSDAPTLKVVLPEHLLKKAPE from the exons ATGGCGCGCCGCCGCGTGCTGCTCTTCCTCAAGCCCTTCGACGTATACCCTCCCCGCCCGTACGTCGGGGCCGCGGCCTCCTCTCCCACCTCTGCGCCCTCGACGCCGCCGCAACCGCGCGCCGCCAGCCCCAAG ATCCTGAGCTATCTGGATGATAGGTGCAGAGTTCACAAGGACACAATTGATCTCTGCCAGAGGGTCCTACAGCGCAAGTCCCTTGACTGGATTTCTGTGCAGCGCAATCTTTTGTCTCAGCCAATACGTGATGTGGATCTTGTGATTGCTGTCGGTGGTGATGGCACCCTTCTCCGGGCTAGCCATTTTTTGGATAGCTCAGTTCCTATATTGGGTGTTAATTCAGATCCTACTTGTACTAAGGAG GTTGACGAGCTAACTGATGAATTTGATGCAAGGAGGAGCACAGGATATCTTTGTGCAGCTACTGCAGGAAACTTTGAACAG ATACTTGATGCAACGCTTGATGGCAGTAGGCGCCCTTTGGAGCTGTCAAGGATATCGGTGAAACTAAATGGAATTCAGCTGCCGACTTATGCTCTGAATGATATATTGGTGTCACACCCTTGTCCAGCAAGTGTGTCACGCTTCTCATTTAG GAAAAGGAACAATACGGGAGAGAACTCGCGTTTAATTAATTGTAGATCAAGCGGTCTGAGGGTCTCAACAGCTGCTGGATCAACTGCTGCCATGCAATCAGCTGGAGGATTTATGATGCCATTATCAAGCCGTGAGCTTCAGTATATGATAAGGGAGCCGATTTCTCCAACGGATGCCGACAAACCAATGCTCCATGATTTTCTAAAGCAAGAGCAACACATGCTTGTTGTATGGTACAATCAAGAGGGTGCTGTTTATGTTGATGGTTCACATGTAGTGCATTCAATTCAGCATGGGGACTCACTTGAGATATCCTCAGATGCTCCGACCTTAAAAGTTGTTTTGCCAGAACATTTGCTAAAGAAGGCACCTGAATAG